GTTGAGAAATTTATCAAAAACGAATGGGGGCGCAAAACCGGCAAGGGTTTTTATGAGTATCCCGAACACTAACAAGAGCATTTTGAAAAATGGATAGTAAAGGAGGAGCTGCCATGAAAATCACAGAAGAAGAGCTGAACATTATCCGACAAACCGTGCGTAATTTTGTGAAAAAAGAGGTTGAACCTTTAGCTGAGCAGATTGAAGAAGAGGATAAAGTCCCCCGCACTTTGCTGGACAAAGCGGCGGAGATTGGTTTGTTTGGCCTGAGTATGCCTCAAGAGTATGGAGGCTTAGGGGCAGGGATGGTTGGCAAGGCTATGATTTATGAAGAACTAGGGCGAGGGCCCAATGGTTTTTCTTCAATTATTGGCTGCCATAACGGAATCGGCAGTGTTGGTATAGTGGAGTGCGGCAATCAGGAACAGAAGCTGCGCTATCTGCCTAAAATGTCAACAGGAGAAATAATTGGAGCCTTCGCCCTTACAGAAGCGTCTGCAGGATCGGATCCCGGAAACTTGAAAACCTCCGCTGTGCTAAAAGGGGATCGTTATGTTTTAAACGGGACGAAGCAATTTATTACTAATAGTGATGTTGCAGGAGTTTTTACAGTTATGGCGGTAACTGATAAAAGTAAAGGAAGCAAAGGAATCACTTCTTTTATTGTCGAACGCAGCTTTAAAGGATTTGCAGTGGGTAAATTCGAGAAGAAGATGGGTTTACATGGGTCTCGAACGGCGGAACTGATTTTTGAGGACTGCGAAGTTCCATTGGAAAACGTTTTGGGGGAATTGGGGCAGGGATATGTCAATGCCCTCAAGATTTTAGCTAATGGGCGTGCTGGTTTAGCGGCGAGGAATCTGGGTTCCAGTCAAAGATTATTAGAGGTCAGCATAAAATACGCTTTACAGCGCGTGCAGTTTGGCAAACCCATTTTTGAGAATCAAATCATACAGCATTATTTAGCAAATATGGCTATAGAAATTGAAGCTTTGCGGAGTTTGACCTATGATGTTGCCCGAAAGATTGATCGAGGGGAAAAAATTATTAAAGAAGCAGCAATTGTAAAAGCCTTTGGCTCGGAGGTCTTTGGCCGAGTAGCTGATTTGGCTGTTCAAATTCATGGCGGCATGGGATATATGCGGGAGTGCGAGGTTGAACGATTTTATCGTGATGCCCGGATTGCTCGTATCTATGAAGGTACTTCCGAGATCCAGCGCAATATTATTGCTGCACAGCTGAAAAAAGAATTTGCTCAGTAAGCAAAGGAGGACTAAATGATGCATGAGGCAGTCATCGTAGCGGGGGTGCGTACAGCCATTGGCAAGGTGGGCGGATCTTTGAAAAGCGTCGAAGTGGATTATTTGGCTGCCCGCGTGATCCGTGAAGTACTTAACCGCAGCGGAATTCCAGACCAGTCTGTGGATGAAGTTATCTTTGGGCATACCAAGCAAAGCAGTGACAACCCTAATTTGGCTCGTTTGGCACTATTGAGGGCGAATATGCCTGAAAAAATACCTGCCTATACCGTCCATCGCCAGTGCGGGTCAGCTCTGACAGCAGTTAATAATGCCGTCCAGGCCATATGGGCGGGTACGGCGGAAGTGGTCATGGCCGGCGGTGCTGAAAGTATGAGTACGGCACCCTATTATCTGAGGAATGCTCGCTATGGCTATCGAATGGGTAATGCTGAAATTCTCGATTCTAATACTGAAAGTCAACCGCGCTGCCAGCCTCAGGATCGTTATGGGTATTTAACCATGGGGTTAACGGCAGAGAATTTAGCCGAGAAATATAATATTAGCCGACAAGAGCAGGATGAATTTGCATTGTCCAGTCAAGAACGAGCTTTGCGTGCCATAGAACAGGGTCTGTTCAAAGAGGAAATCGTACCCTTTGAAATAAAAGAGAAAAAGGGTGTTGCAGTCTTTGAAAGGGATGAACATCCAAGGGAAACCAGCTTGCCTCAGCTTAGTAAATTGCTGCCGGTTTTCAAGGAGAATGGAACCGTAACGGCAGGTAATTCCAGCGGCCGTAATGATGGGGCAGCCGTTTTGATGATAACTACCTCGGAGAAGGCTAAAGAATATGGTTTAAGACCACTAGTACGGGTCATTGGGATGGGGGCTAAAGGAGTCCCGCCTCAATATATGGGCATTGGACCTGTGCCGGCTACCCAGGCAGCTTTTAAAATGTCAGGACTCAGGCTGGAGCAGATTGATTTAATCGAGCTGAATGAGGCCTTTGCGGCCCAGTCCTTAGCAGTGATGCAAGAACTTGGACTAGATCCGGCAAAGACAAATGTCAATGGTGGAGCCATTGCTTTGGGTCATCCCTTGGGAGCAACCGGGGCAATAATTTTGATAAAATTAATCAATGAGTTGAGACGTACCGGAAAGAAATATGGTTTAGCAACAATGTGTATTGGCGGAGGTCAGGGCATATCAACCATTGTGGAGAACTTGACGGATTGAACAAAGTATGTATGCCAGATTATACGACATGAATAAGTACAAAAAGAGTGTGATTTTAGATAAAGCACACTCTTTTTGTTGTTTACTTCAATTTTAATAGGCAGGACATATAGATATTTACATCAAAAAACTGAAAATTGTCAAAGGTCGAAATATATACTTTTCTAAAAGATGATTTTCTTATATAATGTTTACTTAGGATACAATAGTAAATGGGGGATGGAAATGAGTCTAGAGGCCCATGCCATAACAAGCAGCATCATTCCGCACTGGGATCGTGAACTCTTATTCGAAATCCTGAAAAACATTAATGATGTGGTCCTTGTAATTGATTCGGAAACAACGATTGTTTATGCTAACCAAGCCTATGCAAGAATTTTGGGAGTACCCGTGTCCAAAGTACTCGGTCGCAGGCTGGATACCCTTGAAACAACATCAATGAAAATAATTGAAGTTTTAGGCACAGGGGAACCGAGTCAAGGTCAAGATTATGTAAAATCATTAAATATTCATGTAGTGGGAAACTCATTTCCATTATTTAATGGCAAAGAAGTTATTGGAGCAGTATCAATCTTTAAAAATATTACAGATGTTGTTGAATTAAATCAAGAGTTGCAGAGGACAAAGGGAGTTGCAGATTATTTAAAAGAGCAACTGGAACAATGGGAGCACTTGCCCCTTTCCTTTAAGGAATATGTAGGACAAAACAGCCGCTTACGGGAAACCCTGGTGCTAGCGGCTAAAGTAGCACGAACAGAAAGCACAGTCTTAATCCTTGGAGAAAGCGGAGTAGGCAAAGAGGTTCTGGCAAGGGCAGTGCATAATAGCAGCAGACGTAAGGACAAGCCTCTCATTAAAGTAAACTGTGCCGCTATACCTGAAGACTTAATTGAAAGTGAGCTTTTTGGTTATGAGGAAGGCGCCTTTACAGGAGCCAAAAAAGGAGGAAAACTTGGTAAGTTTGAATTAGCCCATTGCGGTACGATTTTCTTAGATGAGATTGGAGATATGAGCCTTACCATGCAGGCAAAATTGCTCAGAGTTCTGCAAGAAAAGGAGTTTGAAAGAGTAGGAGGTACCAAGACAGTCAAAGTAAATATTCGAGTTATTGCAGCAACGAACAGAGATCTGGATAGAATGATTGAAGAAGGTACCTTTCGACGGGATTTGTACTATCGCTTAAATATTGTGCCTCTTAAACTAACTCCCTTACGGGAACGGAAAGATGACCTCATGGCCTTGTCTAAAACCTTTCTTGATCAATTTTCCCGAGAAGTTGGTCATGAGCTGACCTTATCCCCCCAAGTCGTTCGTCATTTTCAGGAGTATCATTGGCCCGGTAATATTCGAGAATTACAAAATGCCCTTGAACATGCTAGTATTGTATGCAGTGGTTCGAGCATCGAACTTCATCACTTGCCAACTCACTTAATACCTCATAATGATGAGCTTTCAAGCAGAAAAGAAAGGCCGTTTGATGTAAAAGAAGTTGTAAGCAGGGTAGAAAAAGAATTGATTGTGTCGGCTTTGGCTGCTTATAATAATAATCGTACAAAAGCCA
This Desulfosporosinus orientis DSM 765 DNA region includes the following protein-coding sequences:
- a CDS encoding sigma-54 interaction domain-containing protein, whose protein sequence is MSLEAHAITSSIIPHWDRELLFEILKNINDVVLVIDSETTIVYANQAYARILGVPVSKVLGRRLDTLETTSMKIIEVLGTGEPSQGQDYVKSLNIHVVGNSFPLFNGKEVIGAVSIFKNITDVVELNQELQRTKGVADYLKEQLEQWEHLPLSFKEYVGQNSRLRETLVLAAKVARTESTVLILGESGVGKEVLARAVHNSSRRKDKPLIKVNCAAIPEDLIESELFGYEEGAFTGAKKGGKLGKFELAHCGTIFLDEIGDMSLTMQAKLLRVLQEKEFERVGGTKTVKVNIRVIAATNRDLDRMIEEGTFRRDLYYRLNIVPLKLTPLRERKDDLMALSKTFLDQFSREVGHELTLSPQVVRHFQEYHWPGNIRELQNALEHASIVCSGSSIELHHLPTHLIPHNDELSSRKERPFDVKEVVSRVEKELIVSALAAYNNNRTKAMTALGISRRAFYDKLRRYGIEESPN
- a CDS encoding acyl-CoA dehydrogenase family protein, with translation MKITEEELNIIRQTVRNFVKKEVEPLAEQIEEEDKVPRTLLDKAAEIGLFGLSMPQEYGGLGAGMVGKAMIYEELGRGPNGFSSIIGCHNGIGSVGIVECGNQEQKLRYLPKMSTGEIIGAFALTEASAGSDPGNLKTSAVLKGDRYVLNGTKQFITNSDVAGVFTVMAVTDKSKGSKGITSFIVERSFKGFAVGKFEKKMGLHGSRTAELIFEDCEVPLENVLGELGQGYVNALKILANGRAGLAARNLGSSQRLLEVSIKYALQRVQFGKPIFENQIIQHYLANMAIEIEALRSLTYDVARKIDRGEKIIKEAAIVKAFGSEVFGRVADLAVQIHGGMGYMRECEVERFYRDARIARIYEGTSEIQRNIIAAQLKKEFAQ
- a CDS encoding thiolase family protein; protein product: MHEAVIVAGVRTAIGKVGGSLKSVEVDYLAARVIREVLNRSGIPDQSVDEVIFGHTKQSSDNPNLARLALLRANMPEKIPAYTVHRQCGSALTAVNNAVQAIWAGTAEVVMAGGAESMSTAPYYLRNARYGYRMGNAEILDSNTESQPRCQPQDRYGYLTMGLTAENLAEKYNISRQEQDEFALSSQERALRAIEQGLFKEEIVPFEIKEKKGVAVFERDEHPRETSLPQLSKLLPVFKENGTVTAGNSSGRNDGAAVLMITTSEKAKEYGLRPLVRVIGMGAKGVPPQYMGIGPVPATQAAFKMSGLRLEQIDLIELNEAFAAQSLAVMQELGLDPAKTNVNGGAIALGHPLGATGAIILIKLINELRRTGKKYGLATMCIGGGQGISTIVENLTD